The following are from one region of the Gryllotalpicola protaetiae genome:
- a CDS encoding helix-turn-helix domain-containing protein: MQVSTAAKNLHHSASDVRKLGTMHGFGDQLTTGERIAHYRARRGLTQSVLANLVGRTEDWLSKIERGEREIRRVDVLVDLARELRVTLGDLIGQPALAEDDRHDDDVPAVREALMSPRLLSRTLFRHPASSPPDIASARRLATFAWDDYQAGRLGRVTAALPGLILTAQALEDTADTAGDAGQHFAISARIHHLATTTLMKFGETDLAWIAAERALRASDASGDPLVLGSAARAGTHALLGLGRYAEAIELGTTAVEWMRAQIEASDDVALSLSGMLQLRLAVAAARRADRTASSDFLDQAARAARKLGRDANLWHTGFGPTNVVLHRMAVALDLGDVAFLVEHGPRVNVDHMPAERATSFQVDLARGLSLAARDGDAVELLLSAEQVSPGIVRHSPLAREALREMHRRDRGRSELLSGLAERCRVVA; encoded by the coding sequence ATGCAAGTTTCCACCGCCGCGAAGAACCTCCACCATTCGGCATCCGACGTTCGTAAACTCGGCACCATGCACGGGTTCGGCGACCAGCTGACGACGGGGGAGCGTATCGCGCACTACCGTGCGCGTCGCGGACTGACGCAGTCGGTGTTGGCGAACCTCGTGGGTCGCACCGAGGACTGGCTGAGCAAGATCGAGCGCGGCGAGCGTGAGATTCGCCGTGTTGACGTGCTCGTCGATCTGGCTCGAGAGCTCAGGGTCACGCTGGGTGACCTAATCGGGCAGCCGGCGCTCGCCGAAGACGATCGACACGATGACGACGTGCCCGCGGTGCGGGAAGCGCTCATGTCGCCGCGTCTGCTGTCGCGCACTCTGTTTCGGCATCCGGCATCGTCACCGCCCGATATCGCTTCCGCGCGGAGACTCGCGACCTTTGCTTGGGATGACTACCAAGCGGGAAGACTCGGCCGTGTCACCGCCGCTCTGCCTGGACTGATCCTCACGGCGCAGGCCCTGGAGGACACTGCAGACACGGCCGGCGACGCAGGCCAACACTTCGCGATCAGCGCTCGCATCCATCACCTGGCAACGACGACTTTGATGAAGTTTGGCGAGACCGACCTGGCATGGATCGCCGCCGAGCGTGCGCTACGGGCGTCGGATGCGTCCGGTGATCCGCTAGTCCTCGGATCTGCGGCTCGAGCTGGCACTCACGCTCTGCTCGGTCTCGGGCGGTATGCGGAGGCGATCGAGTTGGGCACGACGGCCGTTGAATGGATGCGAGCGCAGATCGAAGCATCCGACGACGTGGCGCTCAGCCTGAGCGGGATGCTTCAACTTCGGCTCGCTGTTGCAGCAGCACGACGGGCCGACAGGACGGCTTCAAGTGACTTTCTCGATCAGGCTGCCCGCGCCGCACGCAAGCTCGGCCGGGACGCGAACCTGTGGCACACGGGCTTCGGGCCGACGAACGTCGTGCTTCATCGAATGGCGGTTGCCCTGGACCTCGGTGACGTTGCGTTCCTTGTCGAGCACGGCCCGCGGGTGAATGTGGATCACATGCCAGCCGAGCGCGCGACGTCGTTCCAGGTCGACCTGGCGCGCGGGCTGAGCCTCGCGGCGCGCGACGGCGATGCGGTAGAACTGCTGTTGTCAGCCGAGCAGGTCTCACCGGGCATTGTGCGGCACAGTCCGCTTGCTCGCGAAGCCTTACGCGAGATGCACCGACGTGACCGTGGTCGGAGCGAACTGCTGTCGGGCCTGGCTGAGCGTTGCCGAGTCGTGGCATGA
- a CDS encoding flavoprotein — MTDSSPVVAVVGCAAGGLEELRPKLVQPLLAKGYRVAVTLTPVAGAWFRESGEAERIADITGLPVRSNPRLPTDASPHPTSDVVVVAPATANTVAKLALGIADNQALTAVNESMGVVPVIVFPRVNAAHARHPAWQGHLAALRGGGVHLVYGDEVWPLHEPRTRPGRELPWGSILVAVDRALAAVR, encoded by the coding sequence ATGACGGACTCTTCGCCCGTCGTCGCGGTGGTGGGGTGCGCCGCCGGGGGCCTTGAGGAACTTCGGCCGAAACTCGTCCAACCGCTACTCGCCAAGGGCTATCGGGTGGCGGTCACACTGACGCCGGTGGCTGGCGCGTGGTTCCGCGAATCCGGCGAAGCCGAGCGGATTGCGGATATTACGGGCTTGCCGGTGCGCAGCAACCCGAGGTTGCCGACGGATGCCAGCCCGCATCCGACATCCGATGTCGTAGTCGTCGCCCCGGCGACGGCGAATACTGTCGCGAAGCTGGCGCTCGGAATAGCAGACAACCAGGCGCTTACGGCGGTCAACGAGTCGATGGGTGTCGTCCCGGTGATCGTCTTTCCGCGCGTGAATGCCGCACATGCTCGGCACCCAGCGTGGCAGGGGCACCTCGCGGCATTGCGTGGAGGTGGCGTACACCTCGTTTATGGCGATGAGGTGTGGCCATTGCACGAGCCCCGCACGCGGCCCGGGCGTGAACTTCCTTGGGGGTCAATTCTCGTTGCCGTCGACCGGGCGCTGGCTGCCGTTCGATAG
- a CDS encoding tautomerase family protein has translation MWTIYHSPGFLDGQEKRDLASRIADHYEAVGLPRFYVVTVFRETSPEDMYVGGEPSSAAVRISVDHIARHASDAESRRRNAEWIKGMIAPTLNNYPDVHWEFHADETSEQLWMINGLFPPPGGSTAEETWAKDGFPSAYS, from the coding sequence ATGTGGACGATCTACCATTCGCCAGGATTCCTCGACGGCCAGGAAAAACGAGACCTGGCATCTCGTATCGCCGACCACTACGAGGCTGTGGGGCTCCCACGCTTTTATGTAGTGACCGTATTCCGCGAGACGTCGCCGGAAGACATGTATGTCGGCGGCGAGCCATCGTCCGCCGCGGTTCGGATTTCAGTCGATCACATTGCGCGTCATGCCTCGGACGCTGAGTCGCGCCGCAGGAACGCTGAGTGGATCAAGGGAATGATTGCGCCGACGCTCAACAACTATCCCGACGTGCACTGGGAGTTCCACGCCGACGAGACCAGCGAACAGTTGTGGATGATCAACGGGTTATTTCCGCCGCCGGGCGGTTCCACAGCCGAAGAAACGTGGGCGAAGGATGGATTCCCATCGGCTTACAGCTGA
- a CDS encoding single-stranded DNA-binding protein has product MSTRVHLAIEGSLAADPMPGESSSGTKFTRFIVQVSDRKRQDGEWIDGDTDVHHVIAFGRIGQNVCDSPAKGDMAIVTGDLKFRHVTDAKSGRLRDDTEIVADAVAPSLRHVPARAVRAPRPEVEPAAVRVTSWPVRVPGTNRTATSLS; this is encoded by the coding sequence ATGAGTACTCGAGTTCACCTGGCGATCGAGGGCAGCCTCGCCGCCGACCCGATGCCGGGCGAATCGTCCAGCGGAACAAAATTCACGAGATTCATCGTCCAAGTCAGTGATCGCAAGCGGCAGGACGGCGAGTGGATCGACGGGGACACCGACGTGCACCACGTCATCGCGTTTGGTCGTATCGGCCAGAACGTGTGCGACAGCCCCGCGAAGGGCGACATGGCTATCGTCACCGGGGACCTCAAGTTCCGCCACGTGACGGATGCCAAGAGCGGGCGCCTCCGCGACGACACCGAGATCGTGGCTGACGCGGTCGCACCCTCCCTTCGACACGTGCCCGCGCGCGCAGTGCGCGCGCCGCGGCCCGAAGTCGAGCCGGCCGCGGTTCGGGTGACCAGCTGGCCGGTGCGAGTGCCAGGGACTAACCGCACCGCGACGTCGCTGTCATGA
- a CDS encoding aldo/keto reductase, translated as MRYTTFGSKSGLRVSELGLGTSNFGTKWATGTDKAGSLAILDRFGKAGGTFIDTADTYQQGDSELYLADFLANDRDHFGVASKFTFGTAGQTGVGKTGNSRKAMKQSLEATLRRLSTDFLDLYWVHSPDFVTPIDEVVEGLDDLVRAGKILYGGLSNFPAWQVAEAVTASRAFGRNPIIGTQFEYSLAARDGERDLIPMAESLGLGAALYSPLGGGLLTGKYRLSPEGRLTTLNSIIQREDTQLKTAVVDTLLALSAETGLEPAVLAIAWLRARNVRSATALVAIVGPRTLAQLDSYLAALEVELEDEHYRRLDEASRPVLGIPHDSGIETRNAVLGGIAAGFVLPAGPRAVPAARADEGAHGA; from the coding sequence GTGCGGTACACGACTTTTGGCAGCAAATCTGGACTCCGCGTCTCGGAACTCGGTCTGGGAACGTCAAACTTCGGCACGAAGTGGGCGACCGGCACGGACAAGGCCGGGTCACTGGCAATCCTCGATCGTTTCGGAAAGGCAGGCGGGACATTCATCGACACCGCCGACACCTACCAGCAGGGGGACTCCGAACTTTACCTAGCCGACTTCCTCGCAAACGACCGTGACCACTTCGGCGTGGCGAGCAAATTTACCTTCGGTACCGCGGGCCAGACCGGGGTCGGCAAGACGGGCAACAGCCGGAAGGCGATGAAACAGTCGCTCGAGGCAACACTCCGGCGCCTGAGCACCGACTTCCTTGATCTCTATTGGGTGCATAGCCCCGACTTCGTGACCCCGATCGACGAGGTTGTCGAAGGCCTTGACGACCTTGTTCGGGCCGGCAAGATCCTCTACGGCGGGCTCTCGAACTTCCCTGCATGGCAGGTCGCCGAAGCCGTCACGGCGTCTCGCGCGTTCGGGCGCAACCCGATCATCGGAACACAGTTCGAGTACAGCCTGGCCGCGCGCGACGGCGAGCGGGATCTGATCCCGATGGCGGAGTCTCTGGGACTGGGCGCGGCCCTGTATTCACCGCTCGGTGGCGGCCTCCTGACGGGCAAGTACCGGCTCAGCCCAGAGGGACGGCTGACAACGCTGAACTCGATCATCCAGCGCGAAGACACGCAGCTGAAGACCGCGGTGGTGGACACCCTGCTCGCCCTCAGCGCAGAGACCGGGCTGGAGCCGGCGGTGCTGGCCATCGCGTGGCTTCGGGCCCGGAACGTGCGATCCGCAACCGCGCTGGTTGCGATCGTCGGGCCTCGGACTCTCGCACAACTGGACTCGTATCTGGCGGCGCTCGAGGTGGAGTTGGAGGACGAGCACTATCGCCGACTCGATGAGGCGAGCCGGCCCGTCCTCGGCATCCCGCACGACTCGGGCATCGAGACCCGCAACGCAGTACTTGGCGGAATCGCCGCCGGATTCGTGTTGCCTGCCGGCCCTCGAGCGGTTCCCGCTGCGCGCGCAGATGAAGGGGCTCATGGTGCCTGA